The Acinetobacter pittii genome contains a region encoding:
- a CDS encoding Lrp/AsnC family transcriptional regulator, with amino-acid sequence MDNIDQIILGLLKDNARMSVTELAEKVHVSRATVKKRIEYLESSGIITGYTVRFKPNAERNVIRAWMSIMVEGTKAQSVIKELRLESAVECLHKTNGKWDILVELRSDTLENFDKVLERIRNISGIYNSETSILLASHKT; translated from the coding sequence ATGGATAACATTGATCAAATTATTTTAGGTTTACTTAAAGATAACGCACGGATGTCTGTTACCGAGTTAGCCGAAAAAGTTCACGTTTCACGGGCAACGGTAAAAAAGAGAATCGAATATTTGGAGTCTTCGGGCATCATTACTGGATATACAGTACGGTTTAAACCCAATGCAGAACGCAACGTCATCCGTGCATGGATGAGCATTATGGTTGAAGGCACTAAAGCGCAGTCTGTGATTAAAGAACTACGCCTAGAAAGTGCCGTGGAATGTTTGCATAAAACCAATGGCAAATGGGACATTTTGGTTGAGCTACGCTCTGACACTTTAGAAAACTTCGATAAAGTATTAGAAAGAATTAGAAATATTTCAGGTATTTATAATAGTGAAACCAGTATTCTGCTTGCGAGTCATAAGACCTAA
- a CDS encoding gamma-aminobutyraldehyde dehydrogenase — protein sequence MAKTQLQHFINGEYVTSKGNDYFDLVSPVTGEVYAQSPNATEAEVDAAYAAAKEAFKIWGRSTPSTRQKALLNLADAIEANAERLIEAQSRNTGQLKHLIASEEVGASADQVRFFAGAARLLNGTASGEYLEGLTSSIRREPVGVVGQVTPWNYPLMMAVWKIAPALAAGNTVVLKPSDTTPESTLLLAEIAAPFFPKGAFNVVLGQAQVGSKVVSHKTPALVSITGSVRAGLQVAASAAANLAKAHLELGGKAPVVVFEDADLDKAVEMIALTGYFNAGQDCTAATRVIVAESVHDEFLAKLVEAAKNTRFGEPDDQDALYGPLNNANQLKNVKAFIDNLPAHAKVETGGKQADRPGFYFEPTVISGLKQHDEAIQNEIFGPVITVQKFTDENDAIEKANDVEYGLASSVWTKDHARATRLSRELDFGTVWINTHIPLTAEMPHGGFKKSGYGKDLSGYGFEEYTRVKHVMSSNE from the coding sequence ATGGCTAAAACTCAACTACAACACTTTATTAACGGCGAATATGTTACTAGCAAAGGAAATGATTATTTCGACTTGGTAAGCCCAGTGACTGGTGAAGTTTATGCACAATCACCGAATGCAACCGAGGCAGAAGTTGATGCTGCTTATGCCGCTGCTAAAGAGGCATTTAAAATTTGGGGACGCAGTACACCTTCGACTCGTCAAAAAGCATTACTGAATTTAGCAGATGCTATTGAAGCAAATGCGGAGCGTTTAATTGAGGCTCAAAGTCGTAATACGGGTCAGTTAAAACATTTAATTGCATCGGAAGAAGTGGGGGCATCAGCAGATCAGGTTCGTTTCTTTGCAGGTGCTGCCCGCCTACTCAATGGCACTGCTTCAGGTGAATATTTAGAAGGTTTAACCTCTTCTATTCGCCGCGAACCAGTCGGTGTAGTTGGACAAGTTACACCTTGGAACTATCCACTCATGATGGCTGTCTGGAAAATTGCTCCAGCTTTAGCCGCAGGTAATACCGTGGTACTTAAACCAAGTGATACGACGCCTGAAAGTACGCTTTTACTTGCTGAAATTGCTGCACCATTTTTCCCGAAAGGTGCATTTAACGTGGTGTTAGGCCAAGCGCAAGTCGGTTCAAAAGTTGTATCACATAAGACTCCTGCACTCGTTTCTATTACAGGCTCAGTTCGTGCCGGATTACAAGTTGCAGCTTCTGCCGCAGCAAATCTAGCGAAAGCGCATCTGGAGCTTGGTGGTAAAGCACCTGTAGTGGTTTTTGAAGATGCTGACCTCGACAAAGCAGTTGAAATGATTGCTTTAACGGGCTATTTCAACGCAGGGCAAGACTGTACTGCGGCAACGCGTGTGATTGTGGCTGAATCTGTTCATGACGAATTTTTAGCTAAACTTGTTGAAGCTGCAAAAAATACCCGTTTTGGGGAACCTGATGATCAAGACGCGCTTTATGGCCCACTTAACAATGCCAACCAATTGAAAAATGTTAAAGCCTTTATCGACAACTTACCTGCTCACGCTAAAGTTGAAACGGGCGGGAAACAGGCAGACCGTCCAGGCTTCTATTTTGAACCGACTGTTATTAGTGGCTTAAAACAACACGACGAAGCAATTCAAAATGAAATTTTTGGACCAGTGATTACCGTTCAAAAATTTACAGATGAAAATGATGCGATTGAAAAAGCCAACGATGTTGAATATGGCCTAGCTTCAAGTGTTTGGACCAAAGACCATGCCCGCGCAACTCGTCTTTCTCGTGAACTCGATTTCGGTACAGTTTGGATTAACACCCATATTCCTTTAACCGCAGAAATGCCACACGGCGGTTTCAAAAAATCAGGTTACGGTAAAGATTTATCTGGCTACGGTTTTGAAGAATATACTCGCGTTAAACATGTGATGAGTTCAAATGAATAA
- a CDS encoding nuclear transport factor 2 family protein produces MNKQEMKDLVTKAHHELFNLHDTTALDRYFSEDFIEHSPLVANGISGLRQLVEDCPDMQHEAVRVLADGDLVAIHGRFQGLDENPLVGFDIYRVKDGKIVEHWDGLVAEAAPNVSGRTQLDGPTEIVTHHDPEKNREIVTSFFKKSLIDGNYEAFKEYTHNDQFIQHSPDIGDGVKAVIDFLNNIRNEGQGLVYSKTHRSIADGQFVLTHSEGSIAGNRHAYFELWRVDNGKIVELWDAIPAVPEDEQAVHQYGVF; encoded by the coding sequence ATGAATAAACAAGAAATGAAAGACTTGGTGACTAAAGCCCATCACGAGCTCTTTAATTTGCACGACACCACTGCTTTGGACCGTTATTTTTCTGAAGACTTTATAGAGCACTCACCACTCGTTGCAAATGGCATTTCAGGCCTTCGCCAATTGGTAGAAGACTGCCCCGACATGCAACATGAAGCTGTGCGTGTATTGGCAGATGGTGACTTGGTTGCAATTCATGGCCGCTTTCAAGGATTAGATGAAAACCCTTTAGTCGGTTTTGATATTTACCGAGTGAAAGATGGCAAAATTGTGGAACATTGGGATGGACTGGTAGCAGAAGCCGCGCCAAATGTGAGTGGTAGAACACAATTAGATGGTCCGACTGAAATCGTCACTCACCATGATCCAGAGAAAAATCGTGAGATTGTGACCTCGTTCTTTAAGAAGTCATTAATTGATGGCAATTATGAGGCATTTAAAGAATACACTCACAATGATCAGTTCATTCAACATAGTCCAGACATTGGCGATGGTGTTAAAGCAGTCATTGATTTTTTGAACAATATCCGTAATGAAGGACAAGGTTTGGTATACTCCAAAACGCATCGCTCCATTGCTGATGGTCAATTTGTCTTGACACATTCCGAAGGAAGTATTGCCGGAAATCGACATGCCTATTTTGAATTATGGCGAGTCGATAATGGCAAAATTGTTGAACTTTGGGATGCAATACCAGCTGTGCCTGAAGATGAACAGGCCGTCCATCAATATGGCGTGTTTTAA
- the rmpR gene encoding FadR/GntR family transcriptional regulator translates to MSAYTIIFAPIAQATRSEQVVERLENAIISGLLKSNEQLPNEADLARLMGVSPITVREALNTLRVKGLIDTRRGRNGGSFVCELPSDLLLNKHPLRQASNEYLADLGEFHSAILSHGAYLAAQRTTEYELGKIKELIDQFEQAVEADTRAQLDLRCLLTLTSFAQSARLANQELTIQAEWAPLIAVLYQDDQFHQLVVAQYHQLLSSFVQGNEDDAVIQARKIISMLTDQMLRYKLSIE, encoded by the coding sequence ATGTCAGCATATACGATAATTTTTGCACCTATCGCTCAGGCAACTCGATCGGAACAAGTTGTAGAACGCTTGGAAAATGCAATTATCTCTGGATTGCTCAAAAGCAATGAACAGCTTCCTAACGAGGCGGATCTAGCTCGCTTAATGGGAGTGTCACCCATTACGGTCCGTGAAGCTTTAAATACTTTACGCGTAAAAGGTCTGATTGATACACGACGCGGGCGAAACGGCGGAAGCTTTGTTTGTGAGTTACCTTCCGATTTACTCTTAAACAAGCACCCTCTGCGTCAAGCGTCCAATGAATATCTAGCTGATTTAGGCGAATTTCACAGTGCAATTTTAAGCCATGGTGCATATTTGGCAGCACAGAGAACCACTGAATATGAATTAGGCAAAATTAAAGAGCTTATTGATCAATTTGAACAGGCCGTTGAAGCAGACACACGTGCCCAACTTGATTTACGTTGCTTGTTAACACTCACCTCTTTTGCTCAATCAGCTCGACTGGCAAATCAAGAGTTAACCATACAAGCCGAATGGGCACCGCTCATTGCTGTGCTTTACCAAGATGATCAGTTCCATCAACTGGTCGTCGCTCAATACCACCAACTTTTATCATCTTTTGTTCAAGGCAATGAAGATGATGCTGTTATTCAAGCACGAAAAATCATTTCGATGCTAACAGACCAAATGCTTCGATATAAGTTATCTATCGAATAA
- a CDS encoding cache domain-containing protein, producing the protein MTQHLDIEELQNLLKTVVEETTAITEKLATKASKILSKHEPEKTKDVKLSGSERSALQKEIKKALQESHYSQGIGFASYSPATQEEQDYWTLEWWYKKEDQLQQAKLENYQNAQRFLDFRSFEWFHKPAQNKSPCIHGPYVDYICNGAYTITLAHPVMIRDQFIGVIATDILVSALEKILMPKLKNIKQKAIVINDSSRVITSNDITIRTGTLFKGQSPEQFLARPCQSFQLVVI; encoded by the coding sequence ATGACCCAACATTTAGATATAGAAGAGCTTCAAAATTTGTTAAAGACGGTGGTTGAGGAAACGACAGCCATTACAGAAAAGCTGGCGACCAAAGCGAGCAAAATTCTCTCAAAACATGAACCTGAAAAAACAAAAGACGTTAAGCTTTCAGGTTCAGAGCGTTCAGCTTTGCAAAAAGAAATTAAAAAAGCCTTACAGGAAAGCCATTACAGTCAAGGCATCGGCTTTGCAAGTTATAGCCCTGCAACGCAAGAAGAACAAGATTATTGGACACTCGAATGGTGGTATAAAAAAGAAGATCAGTTACAACAAGCTAAACTTGAAAACTATCAAAATGCTCAGCGATTTTTAGATTTTCGCTCTTTTGAATGGTTCCATAAACCTGCTCAAAATAAGAGTCCGTGCATTCATGGGCCTTATGTTGACTACATTTGCAATGGTGCATACACCATCACCCTTGCCCATCCAGTCATGATTCGTGATCAATTTATCGGTGTCATTGCTACCGATATTTTAGTTTCCGCACTGGAAAAAATTCTTATGCCGAAACTTAAAAATATAAAACAAAAAGCAATTGTGATTAACGACTCTTCTCGAGTGATTACTTCAAATGACATCACCATCAGAACAGGCACATTATTTAAAGGCCAAAGCCCCGAGCAGTTTCTGGCACGACCGTGTCAATCTTTTCAACTGGTCGTGATCTAG
- the puuP gene encoding APC family permease → MENKTSSLKKLSLWQVTIIGIAYMTPMTVFDTFGIVSGITNGHVPLAYLLALGAMLLTAWSYARFSQNSEKSGSAYSYTAESLGPKSGFFVGWCSLLDYLLLPLINVLLAAIYLTALIPSLPYWFWVIVSASLVTLVNCFRIRLLANLSLLFVFAPIILMVIFVYLVIKGIGSAQGYEHVLTLAPLWHEHQSLLPLVAGASVLCFSFLGFDAVTTLSNETKQPTKNIPRAVMLTTLAGGLIFFTAAWFIQLYFPNNLRFQHPSEALPEIVLYVGGAFFQSVFLCGQIMNTVASGLASHASASRLLYIMGTDNIFPKKYFGTIHISLGTPFFSVLFVGLISMSAVFLDLAQVVSLISFGALVAFTAVNFSVFMKFYIKDKQRSGFKNKFLNLFLPLLSVISIICLWLNLDSSSLTFGCFWLALGILLFIYKTIKKQSIAISNAY, encoded by the coding sequence ATGGAAAATAAAACGTCTTCCTTAAAAAAACTGTCTCTTTGGCAAGTTACCATTATTGGTATTGCCTATATGACTCCCATGACGGTGTTTGATACTTTCGGTATTGTCTCTGGAATTACCAATGGACATGTGCCACTGGCATATTTGCTCGCACTTGGTGCCATGCTACTCACTGCTTGGAGCTATGCAAGATTTAGTCAAAATTCAGAAAAATCAGGCTCGGCATACAGTTATACCGCTGAAAGTTTAGGTCCCAAAAGTGGTTTTTTTGTCGGTTGGTGTTCCCTACTCGACTATTTATTACTGCCTCTCATTAATGTTTTGCTAGCCGCAATTTATCTCACCGCACTTATTCCAAGTCTGCCTTACTGGTTCTGGGTAATTGTGTCAGCGAGCCTAGTCACTTTAGTGAATTGTTTCCGCATTCGGTTACTCGCCAATTTAAGCCTGTTGTTTGTATTTGCCCCCATCATACTTATGGTCATTTTTGTTTATTTAGTGATTAAGGGTATTGGCTCGGCTCAAGGTTATGAGCATGTGCTTACTTTGGCTCCACTCTGGCATGAGCACCAATCTTTACTCCCCCTCGTTGCAGGTGCCTCAGTTTTGTGCTTTTCATTTTTGGGCTTTGATGCGGTTACCACGCTTTCAAATGAAACCAAACAACCCACCAAAAATATTCCCCGTGCAGTCATGTTAACGACTCTCGCTGGCGGACTTATTTTTTTCACAGCCGCTTGGTTTATTCAGCTATATTTTCCAAATAATCTACGCTTTCAACACCCTTCAGAAGCATTACCTGAAATTGTACTTTACGTCGGCGGCGCTTTTTTTCAATCCGTATTTTTATGCGGACAAATTATGAACACAGTCGCCTCTGGCCTTGCCTCACATGCCAGCGCTTCACGTTTACTGTATATAATGGGCACCGATAATATTTTCCCTAAAAAGTATTTTGGGACAATTCATATTTCATTAGGTACACCATTTTTTTCGGTTTTATTTGTTGGTCTTATTTCAATGTCCGCGGTTTTTCTAGACTTAGCGCAAGTCGTAAGCCTAATTAGCTTTGGTGCCCTAGTCGCTTTTACAGCCGTAAATTTCTCAGTTTTTATGAAGTTTTATATTAAAGATAAACAGCGCTCAGGGTTTAAAAATAAATTTCTAAACCTCTTTTTACCGCTTTTATCGGTCATCAGCATTATTTGCCTCTGGCTCAACCTTGATTCATCTTCGCTCACTTTCGGATGTTTCTGGTTAGCTTTAGGTATTCTCCTATTTATCTATAAAACGATTAAAAAACAAAGTATTGCGATTAGTAATGCTTATTAA
- the puuB gene encoding NAD(P)/FAD-dependent oxidoreductase: MKIISKPQLLKDVEYKPSKSLQVGKEWSWLNPKHAKFDATTIEGTSVDNPANYYESSLSDWHTFESLKADIECDVVVIGGGLLGSSTALHLAEQGVETVLLEKNRVGSAASGRNGGQLTPGLARWEAQEMADRLSYEDAKKLWHFTSTEAMQLIDDISEKYQLNFDRKYGHITAAVHEGHLVGLTQGADARKYLGEDHTRIVGKHELMDFIKSDYYTGGLIDELGGQIHPLALNRGLIYGFCQNGGTVYEQTEVLSIEEKADGIYVQTANAVVKAKKSVVLAVHHASFKLLSEQNNTTIPFYTYVATTAPLEFDTKEILPFGHPVYDTQFQIDYYRPVFNNRLLFGGQGTGTCWGPEKTLNYLEHRIHTVFPQIKNLEMDFVWSGTTDLTVNGAVDSRKFGNKFPIYAVHGWSGHGVAQTVRIGKAIANDFVGQSNDFEMLSKIDHQNIIFGRTLAPLVIPLAKSMYGIGAMINPGKMVSF, encoded by the coding sequence ATGAAAATTATTTCTAAACCTCAACTTTTAAAAGACGTGGAATATAAACCAAGTAAATCTCTACAAGTGGGCAAAGAGTGGAGCTGGTTAAATCCGAAACATGCAAAATTTGACGCAACCACTATAGAAGGCACATCGGTAGATAACCCAGCGAACTACTATGAAAGCTCACTTTCTGATTGGCATACCTTTGAAAGCTTAAAAGCTGATATTGAATGCGATGTGGTGGTTATTGGCGGTGGTTTATTGGGTTCATCTACGGCCTTACATTTAGCTGAACAAGGTGTAGAGACTGTTTTATTAGAAAAAAACCGTGTAGGTAGCGCAGCTTCTGGACGCAATGGGGGACAACTCACCCCTGGTTTAGCTCGCTGGGAAGCTCAAGAAATGGCCGATCGCTTGAGTTATGAAGATGCCAAAAAACTCTGGCATTTTACCTCTACAGAAGCCATGCAACTTATTGATGATATCTCGGAAAAATACCAACTCAACTTTGACCGCAAATACGGCCACATTACTGCCGCTGTTCATGAAGGACATTTAGTTGGTTTAACACAAGGCGCCGATGCACGAAAATACTTAGGTGAAGACCATACGCGCATTGTAGGTAAACACGAACTCATGGACTTTATTAAGTCTGATTATTACACAGGTGGTTTAATTGATGAGTTAGGGGGACAAATTCATCCTTTAGCTTTAAACCGTGGCTTAATTTATGGCTTTTGCCAAAATGGCGGTACTGTTTATGAACAAACAGAAGTTCTTTCAATAGAAGAAAAAGCAGATGGTATTTATGTTCAAACTGCAAATGCTGTCGTGAAAGCTAAAAAGTCTGTGGTGTTAGCCGTACACCATGCTTCTTTTAAACTTTTATCAGAGCAAAACAATACTACTATTCCGTTCTATACTTATGTTGCAACAACAGCCCCGCTCGAGTTTGATACGAAAGAGATTTTACCGTTTGGGCATCCAGTTTATGACACACAGTTCCAAATTGATTACTACCGTCCCGTGTTTAACAACCGCTTATTGTTTGGTGGCCAAGGCACAGGAACATGCTGGGGGCCAGAAAAAACTTTAAATTATCTAGAGCATCGAATTCATACAGTTTTCCCTCAAATTAAAAATCTAGAGATGGATTTTGTCTGGAGTGGCACCACTGATTTAACCGTAAATGGTGCAGTCGATAGCCGTAAATTTGGCAATAAATTCCCAATTTATGCTGTTCATGGCTGGAGTGGTCACGGCGTTGCCCAGACGGTACGCATTGGTAAAGCCATTGCAAATGACTTTGTTGGGCAATCTAACGACTTTGAAATGTTATCTAAAATTGATCATCAAAATATTATCTTTGGTCGTACCCTTGCACCCCTTGTTATTCCACTCGCTAAAAGCATGTATGGCATTGGCGCAATGATTAATCCGGGCAAAATGGTATCGTTCTAA
- a CDS encoding amino acid permease produces MSNPSSQLKRGLKNRHIQLIAMGGAVGTGLFLGSAQVIQSAGPSIILGYAIVGLVAFLIMRQMGEMIVEEPVVGSFSYFAQKYWGKFPGFLSGWNYWVVYILVAMTELTAVAKYVHYWWPHIPAWISALFFFVLVTCLNLGNVKFYGESEFWLAIIKVAAVIAMIVFGLYLLLTAGSDSIASFANLWQHGGFFPHGFSGLFYMLAFLMFAFGGIELIGMTAAEAENPEKSIPQAINQVIFRILVFYVASLAIIMSLIPWNQLDLGGLDKSPFVMIFSQLGIGWAAHLLNFIILTAALSVYNSGMYANSRMLYGLAVQGHASKFFTKVSKQGVPTPAVIFSSILIFGCVLLNYFIPEEALSYLMYMAVAALVLNWAIISFTHLKFKRAMKLENKVAKFPALFSPLSNYIVLIFIGMILYIMWTQGFEKSVILIPIWITFMFGLYKFLSWKKAL; encoded by the coding sequence TTGAGCAATCCATCTTCCCAATTAAAACGCGGACTTAAAAATCGCCATATCCAGTTAATTGCCATGGGTGGTGCTGTCGGGACAGGTTTATTTTTAGGCTCTGCACAAGTCATCCAGTCTGCTGGTCCTTCTATTATTTTAGGTTATGCCATTGTCGGTTTGGTCGCATTTTTAATTATGCGCCAAATGGGTGAAATGATCGTAGAAGAACCTGTGGTTGGTTCCTTTAGTTACTTTGCACAAAAATATTGGGGGAAATTCCCCGGTTTTTTATCGGGCTGGAACTATTGGGTGGTTTATATTCTGGTCGCAATGACCGAATTAACAGCAGTTGCTAAATATGTGCATTACTGGTGGCCCCATATTCCTGCTTGGATATCAGCCTTATTTTTCTTTGTTTTGGTCACCTGTTTGAACTTAGGCAACGTTAAATTTTATGGTGAATCTGAGTTTTGGTTAGCCATTATTAAAGTTGCAGCAGTCATTGCCATGATCGTGTTTGGCTTATATTTATTGCTCACCGCAGGTAGTGACTCTATCGCTAGCTTTGCAAATTTATGGCAACATGGCGGATTTTTCCCGCATGGGTTCTCGGGCCTATTTTATATGCTCGCCTTTTTAATGTTTGCCTTTGGCGGTATTGAACTGATTGGGATGACTGCTGCTGAAGCCGAAAATCCTGAAAAAAGCATTCCACAAGCTATTAACCAAGTCATATTTCGAATCTTGGTTTTCTATGTGGCTTCGCTTGCTATTATTATGTCGCTCATTCCATGGAATCAGCTTGACCTCGGTGGTTTAGATAAAAGTCCATTTGTGATGATTTTTAGCCAGCTTGGGATTGGCTGGGCAGCGCATTTGCTTAACTTTATTATTTTGACGGCTGCACTGTCTGTTTATAACAGCGGTATGTATGCAAACAGTCGCATGTTATATGGACTCGCAGTACAAGGCCACGCATCCAAATTTTTTACAAAAGTCAGCAAACAAGGGGTTCCAACACCTGCTGTTATCTTTTCTTCTATTCTGATTTTCGGTTGTGTATTGCTGAACTACTTTATTCCAGAAGAAGCTTTAAGCTATCTCATGTACATGGCTGTGGCTGCGCTGGTTTTAAACTGGGCAATTATTAGCTTTACGCATTTAAAGTTTAAACGCGCTATGAAACTTGAAAATAAAGTTGCCAAGTTCCCTGCATTATTTTCACCTTTAAGTAACTATATTGTTTTGATTTTTATTGGCATGATTTTATATATCATGTGGACTCAAGGCTTTGAAAAATCGGTGATTTTAATTCCAATCTGGATTACATTCATGTTTGGATTATATAAATTTCTGAGTTGGAAAAAAGCACTCTAA
- a CDS encoding DUF799 domain-containing protein yields the protein MMKKFLIAGLVISSLAFTGCAVTPQPNKDITAYKAHMPKSILVLPPVNDSPDVKATYSYWPTVVAPVAEAGYYVFPISVVDNMFKENGVTNGSDAQSIAPQKLQEIFGADAALYIRIKEYGSKYQVIQSVATVSADAKLVDLKTGDVIWTGEKKLVQASNDGNAGLIGMVVGALVEQIAGSFTDRAYPLASMVNTQLFTPTTYNPGMGLLYGPRSPKYQQDGVAAK from the coding sequence ATGATGAAGAAATTTCTAATTGCTGGTTTGGTTATCTCTAGCCTTGCATTTACTGGATGTGCTGTTACTCCACAACCTAATAAAGATATTACAGCTTATAAAGCTCATATGCCAAAATCGATTTTGGTATTGCCTCCAGTCAATGATTCGCCTGATGTAAAAGCGACTTATAGTTATTGGCCTACTGTGGTGGCACCTGTGGCAGAAGCGGGTTATTACGTTTTCCCAATCTCTGTCGTAGACAATATGTTTAAAGAGAATGGGGTTACTAATGGCAGTGATGCTCAGTCTATTGCACCCCAGAAATTACAAGAGATTTTTGGTGCAGACGCAGCTTTATATATTCGAATTAAAGAATATGGTTCTAAATACCAAGTGATTCAGAGTGTCGCGACAGTAAGTGCTGATGCAAAGCTTGTTGATTTAAAAACTGGAGATGTGATTTGGACAGGTGAGAAAAAACTTGTTCAAGCAAGTAATGATGGTAATGCGGGTTTAATCGGAATGGTCGTCGGTGCTTTAGTTGAACAGATTGCTGGCAGCTTTACTGATCGGGCTTATCCATTAGCGAGTATGGTAAATACTCAACTTTTTACCCCGACGACTTATAATCCGGGTATGGGGTTGTTATATGGTCCACGTTCACCAAAATATCAACAAGATGGAGTAGCAGCTAAGTAA
- a CDS encoding CsgG/HfaB family protein has protein sequence MKKILIITTLSSFGLIACSATETSRTIQSPQVTVATSQIKYTGVKAPVSIGKFDNRSSYMRGVFSDNVDRLGGQAKTILETHLQQTGYFTVLNRDNLSEIKQEVGYSNTSQSIKGARYVITGDVSEFGRKEVGDQQLFGILGRGKQQVAYAKVNLNVVDVKTSEVVHSVQGAGEYALGAREVLGFGSTASYDSTLNGKVLDLAVREAVNNLVTDIQNNRWSIQ, from the coding sequence ATGAAAAAAATATTAATCATTACTACTTTGAGTTCTTTCGGTTTAATTGCTTGTTCAGCTACTGAAACTTCAAGAACGATACAAAGCCCGCAAGTAACTGTAGCTACATCACAAATTAAATATACGGGAGTAAAGGCTCCTGTTTCTATTGGTAAGTTTGATAACCGCTCTAGTTATATGAGAGGCGTTTTCTCTGACAATGTAGACCGTCTAGGCGGACAGGCAAAAACTATTCTTGAGACACATTTACAGCAAACTGGTTATTTTACAGTTTTAAATCGAGACAATTTATCTGAGATTAAACAAGAAGTTGGGTATAGCAATACGAGCCAATCTATTAAAGGTGCTCGTTATGTCATCACAGGTGACGTATCTGAGTTTGGTCGCAAAGAAGTAGGTGATCAGCAATTATTTGGTATTTTAGGTCGCGGTAAACAGCAAGTTGCTTATGCAAAAGTTAATCTAAATGTCGTTGATGTAAAAACATCTGAAGTCGTGCATTCCGTACAAGGTGCGGGTGAATATGCCTTAGGTGCTCGTGAAGTATTAGGTTTTGGCTCTACAGCTTCTTATGATTCGACTTTAAATGGCAAAGTACTTGATTTAGCTGTTCGTGAAGCAGTTAATAATCTTGTAACAGATATTCAAAATAACCGTTGGTCAATTCAATAA
- a CDS encoding TetR/AcrR family transcriptional regulator, producing MPNLETSSKKLHVIRTAINLFTTYGFHTTGVDLIVKKSGIQKATFYNYFHSKERLVEICLILQKSRLKEEVLVIVYSHRYPTAADKLKEIVRLHVDVNSFYHLLFKAIFELKLLYPRAYRMAIEYRKWLLKELFDLIFSLETRALKPDADMVLNLIDGLMFGFLSTNSLSERDEVLERFFKIT from the coding sequence ATGCCAAATTTAGAAACCTCTTCCAAAAAATTACACGTTATTCGTACGGCTATAAACTTATTTACTACCTATGGATTTCACACCACTGGTGTAGATCTGATTGTTAAAAAATCCGGAATTCAAAAAGCGACGTTTTATAACTACTTTCACTCGAAAGAACGCCTTGTTGAAATATGCTTAATCCTTCAAAAAAGCCGACTCAAAGAAGAAGTACTGGTAATTGTCTATTCACACCGCTACCCAACCGCAGCCGATAAACTCAAAGAAATTGTCCGTTTACATGTTGATGTAAATAGCTTTTACCATCTTTTGTTTAAAGCTATTTTTGAATTAAAACTGCTTTACCCAAGGGCTTACCGCATGGCGATTGAATATAGAAAATGGCTACTTAAAGAACTTTTTGACCTAATTTTTAGTTTGGAAACTCGTGCCTTAAAACCTGATGCCGATATGGTTTTAAATCTAATAGATGGTTTGATGTTTGGGTTTTTAAGTACCAATAGTTTGAGTGAGAGGGATGAGGTGTTGGAGCGGTTTTTTAAAATAACTTGA